In the genome of Pempheris klunzingeri isolate RE-2024b chromosome 11, fPemKlu1.hap1, whole genome shotgun sequence, one region contains:
- the LOC139209852 gene encoding pleckstrin homology domain-containing family G member 4B-like — protein sequence MNLDSLEGSIQNLLSALYPPFEATAPTLLSQLFQIIDSRYQGDALRCLLDFLVPATHILDTVQQAACAQFSDVLFLCEGWPLCLHDQVVIHLAPINPLLLQPGDFYLQVAPFCDQSARILVCSLLEEEGLSVEVVEETPIPETSYPCIFSSDWLEEINQGRHGTALSQCLLATEQGVVRLPWERVAVPDFVDVPSCAGSSMASAPSSNPPLPLPHPSPLSRFPENSSSNHPFPLSPSKESEPKQYPVTIQNSILASSSHPSAFSVETRICPAKHGIAVSLCLVDTRTASSSRLVKAKETEPEPKPVGWVSPNTWDNCFTGTDLNTATKTGNTNTCKGEDKGVVVSENIGKDKHKDTNIKDTNRSRPAGHAAAEGEYIDILQAAMLFGRTQSAAEEQVHMQQHTQVQPQMQRYPHRQKQPHAQMESYWQTQRQPNTQIPPQAQPQVQLPAKPQTHSRSEAAVSISPNMSAEAGPQSALHHFQSHHPHPDSLEPSQCVRTVRFSEKPCTPCMKRRQGGKVSRAQELRCRYRDSYQAAIQNPVAFGQEKERRNILAVVDEDGDFSQCAARPPQTETGNPWCNVQEMWFDPGTQHQTHSSASGAICKESGEKNTVPYWKPGDTNTAPCMDYRGANALKLSGTTERTTLPFREPRDAHSAQTYGNSHKMNGTDLTAGMRIDANRALSNLDDPKHSDVISARHHRLPSQDSNEMSSMHMTLKPHEMLQRRTNSTGVSTNIFKSPVGPQDRRESVSDGRCSSLSTAVVDTSEKCELVIVEGQNVRRRENINSRAEIPQLHVVKCKNSTAFRLVSPKINRRKMAIPEGTQPCSTSITSRNGHQTENLSEPPAAETQKIPQPASARPRPDHLPLGSPDPRDHPLYLGVASLTGGRDRTGRAIVELYGDHQGWRSAVTSQELFQMLLYFHSIIRREIREAGMTLVFDARKTNPPPQLYKALMTFQEQIPQAVNSFVLLVDKESSHRPERCPGIQTDVVTSLKALFKLVEMSQLSSRLDGTLSHSHCDWIELHQKLFPFVSDLHVASSLLLRAICKLEEPHRTGTVQTVQQCMMDQRTLMRDVLEDSRLVSLQREGGAILARLRKESDLKYPHYEDLSDAVDSVTSLYNHVEEQAHVLVQRSNMSLEHLEYLLQLREMEGHFMQMQQWFLTEGERHLLEAESVEDSGDRMEHVLNSFTGFLIEANDRRHHAMTLVSEAERLQQCGLSYPETEEFGTLVNTFKIGLEDFLCRAEACGRELQIMVNVCDFCEQATALASECIEHLDESQSRIHTMQDHNQSTAPVSQTNSQNQDSSSGPASTSALLSASDSSIIQTFHDRFLQFSPERFQEVKAQASALRGSRGMRVWNVAWLRCQEARQQLQERMQAVDEMSHQQPDTSSYCERHYVDVVSTNVQTPTPGGQSLVVQSTPGPRHPQWEGIISGAVDLGKRRPMLGNNNTNSTSVACCNITDKPEDQGTGTSQGSKATPQSPHSNRSGRRIDRETRRRQTSRARSERDAAALSQSHTVGCQWFPWGRSLGVRSVSQESCATAVGTAGSSSPPEQQVRPPSSCSHHGQPSCRILQEAQKFQISRHGSFCSESSCMSDRGATGGDGTLCCKHSSLPVGGYEGAFCLASPQERASNALRLQRVLEELVITEREYVRSLGYILTHYLPLLDRPDIPQDLRGKRGVIFGNLEKLYDFHSHYFLPELEACQREPAMVARCFLRHSESFGLYALYSKNKPQSDALILHRRHDIFKKKQQELGDMMDLSSYLLRPIQRISKYSLLLQDMLSLAGSYRPKDMIQDTLLASSVCAQSVCGPGAFVPDLTSNERERERAEIQAAADLVRFQMRHGNDLLTMDAIQECDVNLKEQGQLVRQDEFTVFFRKKKCVRRIFLFEDLVLFSKTKKTDVGNDVYIYKQSFKTSDLGMTHNSSLSSLCFEIWYRRRKSEDTYTLKASSMEVKKAWTTDLERILWDQAAHSRELRMQERVFMGMGRKPFMDIQPSDAAICDRAVNCVLPGRIPVACCSHRGLEYPRPHSIGSGSTASTTISQSSSSSGRGSLPPAGYPGNQSQGVEAGPAMCSSPEAVTENELNNHHLHQHHLHCNCEQWKTPHPLLDTTESSGECSNLFSSLDRSCLSAIGGEVVDDSSSFVSQSSKHHPPLSRTPSLRRNGSPAVTRKKPDVGPKPPHLANSQVQGDDIIIGKSTEV from the exons ATG AACCTTGACTCCCTGGAGGGCTCGATCCAGAACCTGCTGTCAGCACTGTACCCGCCCTTCGAGGCCACTGCCCCCACTCTTCTCAGCCAGCTCTTCCAAATCATTGACAGTCGTTATCAGGGAGACGCCCTGCGATGCCTGCTGGACTTTCTGGTCCCAGCCACGCACATCCTAGACACTGTGCAGCAGGCTGCATGT GCTCAGTTCTCTGATGTACTTTTCCTGTGTGAGGGCTGGCCTCTGTGTTTGCATGACCAAGTTGTCATCCACCTCGCTCCTATCAACCCCCTGCTACTTCAGCCTGGCGACTTTTACCTTCAGGTGGCACCATTCTGCGACCAATCGGCTCGCATCCTGGTCTGCAGCCTCCTGGAAGAGGAGGGGCTTAGTGTGGAGGTAGTGGAGGAGACGCCGATACCTGAAACTTCCTATCCTTGTATATTCAGCAGTGACTGGTTAGAGGAGATCAACCAGGGTCGCCATGGAACGGCTCTCAGCCAATGCCTGCTCGCCACTGAGCAGGGCGTGGTGAGGTTACCATGGGAGCGGGTGGCCGTGCCTGATTTTGTGGATGTGCCATCGTGTGCTGGGAGTAGTATGGCCTCTGCTCCTTCATCAAATCCTCCTTTACCACTTCCtcatccttctcctctttctcgTTTTCCTGAGAATTCTTCCTCAAATCAtccatttcctctttctccttcaaaGGAATCTGAACCCAAACAATATCCTGTAACCATTCAAAATTCAATTTTAGCATCTTCTTCACATCCCTCTGCCTTCTCTGTGGAGACCAGAATATGTCCAGCGAAGCACGGCATTGCTGTGTCGCTCTGTCTGGTGGATACTAGGACTGCTTCTTCATCTAGGCTGGTCAAAGCAAAAGAGACTGAACCTGAGCCTAAGCCTGTTGGCTGGGTGTCTCCTAATACGTGGGACAACTGCTTTACTGGGACAGATCTAAATACAGCTACAAAAACGGgcaacacaaatacatgcaaagGTGAGGATAAGGGTGTAGTTGTTTCTGAAAATATAGGGAAAGATAAACACAAAGATACAAACATTAAAGATACGAACAGGAGTCGTCCTGCAGGCCACGCTGCTGCAGAAGGGGAATATATTGATATTCTGCAGGCAGCTATGCTTTTTGGTAGGACCCAGTCAGCAGCTGAAGAACAAGTGCAtatgcagcaacacacacaagtTCAACCACAAATGCAAAGATATCCTCACAGACAAAAGCAACCACATGCCCAAATGGAGTCGTACTGGCAAACACAAAGgcagccaaacacacagataccACCTCAAGCACAACCACAGGTGCAGTTACCtgcaaaaccacaaacacattcaagATCAGAGGCCGCTGTATCAATAAGCCCCAACATGTCAGCAGAAGCAGGACCTCAATCTGCTCTCCACCATTTCCAATCTCATCACCCTCACCCGGACTCCCTAGAACCTTCTCAGTGTGTCCGCACTGTCCGGTTTTCAGAGAAACCCTGCACCCCGTGCATGAAGCGAAGACAAGGCGGGAAGGTTTCCAGAGCTCAGGAGCTGAGGTGTCGATACAGGGACTCCTATCAGGCTGCTATACAAAACCCTGTCGCCTTCggacaagagaaagagaggagaaacataTTAGCTGTGGTGGATGAGGATGGTGATTTCTCTCAATGTGCTGccagaccaccacagactgaAACAGGGAATCCATGGTGTAATGTTCAAGAAATGTGGTTTGATCCTGGGACGCAACATCAGACTCATTCTTCTGCCAGTGGCGCCATCTGTAAGGAGTCAGGAGAAAAGAACACTGTTCCATATTGGAAACCAGGAGATACAAACACTGCCCCCTGTATGGATTATAGGGGAGCCAATGCTTTAAAATTAAGTGGGACAACTGAAAGGACCACTCTCCCATTTAGGGAACCAAGGGATGCTCACTCTGCCCAAACATATGGCAATTCGCACAAAATGAATGGGACTGATTTAACAGCAGGAATGAGGATAGACGCTAATAGAGCTTTGTCAAACTTGGATGATCCTAAACACTCAGATGTGATCTCTGCCAGACACCACAGATTACCAAGTCAAGattcaaatgaaatgtcatCGATGCACATGACCCTCAAACCTCATGAAATGCTACAAAGGAGAACCAACTCCACAGGAGTGAGTACAAACATTTTTAAGTCTCCTGTAGGACCACAGGACAGACGGGAATCTGTGTCGGATGGAAGGTGTTCATCCCTCTCCACAGCTGTTGTGGACACCTCAGAGAAGTGTGAGTTGGTCATTGTTGAAGGTCAAAATGTTCGGAGAAGAGAAAATATTAACTCCCGTGCAGAGATTCCCCAGCTGCATGTggtcaaatgtaaaaacagcacaGCTTTTCGACTGGTTTCACCCAAGATCAACAGGAGGAAGATGGCTATTCCAG AAGGCACTCAGCCTTGCAGTACGTCCATAACCAGTAGAAATGGCCATCAGACTGAGAACCTGTCAgagcctccagcagcagagacacagaagatCCCCCAGCCTGCGTCTGCTCGTCCCAGACCAGACCACCTTCCTCTGGGATCCCCAGACCCCAGAGACCACCCCCTCTATTTAGGAGTAGCATCGCTCACAG GTGGCAGAGACAGGACAGGCAGGGCAATAGTAGAGCTCTATGGGGACCATCAGGGATGGAGGTCAGCTGTAACAAGCCAGGAGCTCTTCCAGATGCTGCTCTACTTCCACTCTATTATCAG GAGAGAAATCAGAGAAGCTGGTATGACGCTCGTGTTCGATGCAAGGAAGACCAATCCTCCACCACAGCTCTATAAGGCCTTGATGACGTTTCAG GAGCAGATTCCCCAGGCAGTGAATAGTTTCGTGCTGCTGGTGGACAAGGAGAGCAGCCATCGTCCAGAGCGCTGTCCCGGCATCCAG ACTGACGTGGTGACATCGTTGAAAGCCTTGTTCAAGCTGGTGGAGATGAGTCAGCTGAGCTCCCGTCTGGATGGCACACTGTCTCACAGCCACTGTGACTGGATTGAGCTGCACCAG AAACTCTTCCCATTTGTGTCTGATCTTCATGTTGCGTCCAGCCTTCTTCTGAGGGCCATCTGCAAGTTAGAGGAGCCCCACAGGACAGGCACTGTGCAG ACTGTGCAGCAGTGCATGATGGACCAGAGGACTCTGATGAGGGATGTACTGGAGGACAGCCGATTGGTCAGCCTGCAAAGGGAGGGCGGGGCCATCCTGGCTAGGCTGAGGAAGGAGAGTGACCTCAAATACCCCCACTACGAGGACCTCAG TGATGCAGTGGACTCTGTGACCAGCCTGTACAACCACGTGGAGGAGCAGGCTCATGTCCTCGTGCAGAGGTCCAACATGTCACTGGAACACCTGGAGTATCTTCTGCAactcagagagatggagggacaCTTCATGCAG ATGCAACAGTGGTTTCTTACAGAGGGAGAGCGCCACCTGCTAGAGGCTGAATCAGTTGAGGACTCTGGAGACAGAATGGAGCACGTCCTCAACAGCTTCACTGGCTTCCTTATTGAAGCTAAT gACCGAAGGCACCATGCCATGACCTTAGTGTCAGAGGCAGAGCGACTCCAGCAGTGTGGGCTCTCCTATCCAGAGACGGAGGAGTTTGGGACTTTAGTCAACACCTTCAAGATAGGCCTGGAGGACTTTCTGTGCAGAGCAGAGGCGTGTGGCAGGGAGCTCCAGATCATGGTCaatgtgtgtgatttttgtgaGCAG GCGACAGCTCTGGCCAGCGAATGCATTGAACACCTGGACGAGAGTCAATCCAGAATCCACACAATGCAAGACCATAACCAGTCTACtgcacctgtcagtcaaacaaacaGTCAAAACCAAGACTCCAGCTCAGGCCCAGCCAGCACCAGTGCTTTACTGTCAGCCAGTGACAGCTCCATCATCCAGACTTTCCATGACAGGTTCCTCCAGTTCAGCCCAGAGAGATTTCAGGAGGTTAAGGCCCAGGCCAGCGCCCTGCGGGGCTCCAGGGGGATGCGGGTCTGGAACGTAGCCTGGCTGAGATGCCAGGAGGCcaggcagcagcttcaggagAGGATGCAGGCTGTGGATGAGATGTCCCACCAACAACCAGATACCAGCAGCTACTGTGAGCGTCATTATGTTGACGTGGTGAGCACTAATGTTCAGACACCGACCCCTGGTGGCCAGAGTCTGGTGGTGCAATCGACGCCTGGGCCTCGGCACCCACAGTGGGAGGGCATCATATCAGGAGCGGTGGATTTAGGGAAAAGAAGACCGATGCTGGGCAACAACAACACTAATTCAACATCAGTGGCCTGCTGCAACATCACTGACAAACCTGAGGATCAGGGTACTGGAACCAGCCAGGGGTCAAAGGCCACTCCACAGTCACCCCACAG caATAGGTCAGGAAGGAGAATTGacagagagacgaggaggagacAGACGAGCAGAGcgaggagtgagagagatgcCGCAGCTCTGTCTCAGTCCCACACTGTCGGCTGTCAGTGGTTTCCATGGGGACGAAGTCTTGGAGTGAGGTCAGTGAGCCAGGAGTCGTGCGCCACAGCAGTGGGGACGGCGGGGTCATCCTCTCCGCCAGAGCAGCAAGTTCGACCCCCGTCATCCTGCTCCCACCACGGTCAGCCGTCTTGTCGGATCCTCCAGGAGGCTCAGAAGTTCCAGATCTCCCGCCACGGGAGCTTCTGCTCAGAGAGCTCCTGTATGAGTGACCGGGGAGCCACAGGGGGTGATGGGACTTTATGCTGCAAACACTCCAGTCTGCCTGTCGGGGGATATGAGGGGGCGTTTTGTTTGGCAAGTCCTCAGGAGAGGGCCAGCAATGCCCT gaGGCTGCAGCGTgtcctggaggagctggtgaTCACAGAGAGGGAGTACGTCCGCTCACTGGGCTACATCCTGACCCACTACCTCCCCCTGCTGGACAGACCAGACATCCCCCAGGACCTCAGGGGCAAGCGAGGCGTCATCTTCGGCAACCTGGAGAAGCTTTACGACTTCCACAGCCACTACTTCCTGCCAGAGCTGGAGGCCTGCCAGAGAGAGCCCGCCATGGTGGCCCGCTGCTTCCTCAGACAT AGTGAGAGTTTTGGCCTGTACGCTCTGTACAGCAAGAACAAACCTCAGTCAGATGCCCTGATCCTACACCGTCGACATGACATCTTCAAG aagaagcagcaggagctggGGGACATGATGGACCTTTCATCCTACCTGCTGAGGCCCATCCAGAGGATCAGCAAGTACAGCCTCCTGCTGCAGGACATGCTGTCTCTGGCTGGCTCATACAGGCCAAAGGACATGATCCAGGATACACTGCTCGCATctagtgtgtgtgcacagagtgtgtgtggccCAGGTGCATTTGTGCCTGATCTGACGAGCAATGAGAGGGAGCGGGAGAGAGCTGAGATCCAAGCTGCTGCAGACCTGGTTCGGTTTCAGATGCGTCACGGCAATGATTTGCTCACCATGGACGCCATCCAGGAGTGTGAT GTGAATTTAAAAGAGCAGGGGCAGCTGGTTCGCCAGGACGAGTTCACAGTTTTCTTTAGGAAGAAGAAATGTGTCCGCCGTATCTTCCTCTTTGAAGATCTCGTCCTCTTCAGCAAGACCAAGAAGACGGATGTTGGCAACGATGTTTACATCTACAAGCAGTCATTTAAG ACGAGCGACCTCGGGATGACCCACAACTCAAGTCTGAGCAGTTTGTGTTTCGAGATTTGGTACCGCAGGAGAAAAAGTGAGGACACGTACACGCTGAAGGCCTCCAGCATGGAGGTGAAGAAAGCCTGGACCACCGACCTGGAGAGGATTCTGTGGGATCAGGCTGCTCACAGTAGAG AGCTTCGTATGCAGGAGAGAGTCTTCATGGGAATGGGCCGCAAACCCTTCATGGACATTCAGCCCAGTGATGCTGCCATCTGTGACCGAGCCGTCAACTGTGTCCTGCCTGGGAGAA TCCCTGTGGCGTGTTGTTCACACAGGGGCTTAGAATATCCACGACCACACTCCATCGGCTCTGGCAGCACCGcctccaccaccatcagccaatcgtcttcctcctctggcCGCGGCTCGCTGCCCCCTGCCGGTTATCCCGGGAACCAGTCGCAGGGGGTGGAGGCCGGCCCCGCCATGTGCTCCTCACCTGAGGCTGTAACTGAAAATGAACTCAAcaatcatcatcttcaccagcATCATCTTCACTGTAACTGTGAACAATGGAAAACTCCTCATCCtctgt TGGACACCACAGAATCATCTGGGGAATGCAGCAACCTCTTCAGCAGCTTGGACCGCAGCTGCCTGTCTGCCATTGGTGGAGAGGTAGTGGACGACTCCTCCTCGTTTGTATCCCAGAGTTCAAAGCACCATCCACCACTTAGTCGGACCCCCAGCCTGAGGAGAAACGGTTCTCCAGCGGTTACCAGAAAGAAACCAGATGTCGGCCCCAAACCACCACACCTGGCCAATTCTCAGGTACAG GGTGATGACATTATAATCGGAAAATCAACAGAAGTTTAA